A window from Lachnoanaerobaculum umeaense encodes these proteins:
- a CDS encoding zinc dependent phospholipase C family protein has translation MPGFTTHYILGLKAYGGLESSGLKYIISKYRWLYQLGLQGPDMFFYNIPILRHRDYRNVGSYMHESHVNDFFANALCEIQSMDSKQKQQQAISYIAGFLCHYVGDYICHPYIYARIGHERGKNSAYVYGLHAALENDIDTLLLKKYKKKKTSEFNQAATLALNGFEIQFVSDFLCRIINKTYYPITYKNNFRVTSAMVHRSVLAMRFGVRTLADPTGRKKGRINAIESIFLKAPIVSQKILSDEMPDINKVFNLKHELWINPWNNSIYSKESFTELFEKCISRCEEIFKILNTEIMPDRLEETDFHRLLGNIGNFSYHSGLDVGSD, from the coding sequence ATGCCGGGATTTACAACTCATTATATTTTGGGACTGAAGGCATATGGAGGCTTAGAAAGCTCAGGACTGAAATATATAATATCCAAATATAGATGGCTGTATCAACTGGGGCTACAGGGTCCTGATATGTTCTTTTATAATATACCCATATTAAGGCATAGAGATTACAGAAATGTAGGCTCTTATATGCATGAAAGTCATGTGAATGATTTCTTTGCAAATGCACTTTGTGAGATACAATCTATGGACTCAAAGCAAAAGCAGCAGCAGGCTATAAGCTATATTGCAGGTTTTTTATGTCACTATGTGGGAGATTATATTTGTCATCCATATATATATGCAAGGATTGGACATGAAAGAGGGAAAAACAGTGCTTATGTTTATGGACTTCATGCAGCATTGGAAAATGATATAGATACTTTGCTTTTAAAAAAATACAAGAAAAAGAAGACATCAGAGTTTAATCAGGCTGCAACTTTGGCACTCAATGGTTTTGAAATACAATTTGTCTCAGATTTTCTTTGTAGAATAATTAATAAGACATATTATCCTATTACATATAAAAATAATTTTAGGGTGACATCAGCTATGGTCCATAGATCAGTACTGGCAATGAGATTTGGAGTAAGGACTCTAGCAGATCCTACAGGCAGAAAAAAAGGCAGAATTAATGCAATAGAATCAATATTTTTAAAGGCTCCAATAGTATCACAAAAGATATTGTCAGATGAAATGCCTGATATAAATAAAGTATTCAATCTAAAACATGAACTTTGGATAAATCCATGGAATAATAGTATATATTCTAAAGAAAGTTTTACAGAGTTGTTTGAAAAATGTATATCCAGATGTGAGGAGATATTTAAGATTTTAAATACAGAGATAATGCCGGACAGACTGGAAGAAACAGACTTCCACAGATTATTGGGAAATATAGGTAACTTTTCATATCATTCAGGGCTTGATGTGGGATCTGATTGA
- a CDS encoding TerD family protein, whose amino-acid sequence MSIYPMNVTKSIGASDLENLNQKKGVVLTAENVDILNTSYYKKKIPQNQGTQNSTNPQAGNQVVGGTQNVVSTRHIKLPDFAKKVSKGQKVPISFSSKDIRVNFGWNVKNSSCDVDVSAFLLSNSGKVVGDDYFVFYGQESSPENSVRFRNVEQANVLEVFDIDTSLLNPAVQKIVFVMSINEALENALNFSMLMDAYIQIVDPLTNIEVASFLVEEYYNNINSMMMGEVYLHNGSWKFNAIGNGVNKDLAGLCEFYGVQVI is encoded by the coding sequence ATGAGTATTTATCCAATGAATGTAACCAAATCTATTGGTGCAAGCGATTTGGAAAATTTAAACCAAAAAAAAGGTGTTGTACTAACTGCCGAAAACGTGGATATTTTGAATACATCTTATTATAAGAAGAAAATACCACAAAATCAGGGAACTCAGAACAGTACAAATCCACAAGCCGGTAATCAGGTTGTAGGAGGAACTCAAAATGTTGTTTCAACAAGACATATCAAATTGCCTGATTTTGCAAAGAAAGTTTCAAAAGGACAAAAGGTTCCAATAAGCTTTAGTTCTAAGGACATAAGAGTAAACTTTGGCTGGAATGTGAAGAATTCATCTTGTGATGTGGATGTCTCGGCGTTCTTACTTTCAAACAGTGGAAAAGTTGTAGGAGATGACTATTTTGTATTCTATGGTCAAGAGAGCAGTCCGGAAAATAGTGTTCGCTTTAGAAATGTAGAGCAGGCAAATGTATTGGAGGTATTTGATATAGACACAAGTCTTCTTAATCCTGCTGTTCAAAAGATAGTTTTTGTAATGTCTATCAATGAAGCATTGGAGAATGCACTAAACTTTAGTATGCTGATGGACGCCTATATTCAGATAGTAGACCCTTTGACAAATATTGAAGTTGCATCTTTTTTGGTGGAAGAATACTATAATAATATAAACTCCATGATGATGGGTGAAGTGTATTTGCATAACGGATCTTGGAAGTTTAATGCAATAGGAAATGGAGTAAATAAGGACTTGGCGGGACTGTGTGAGTTTTATGGAGTACAGGTCATATAA
- a CDS encoding AIM24 family protein — MLTFEVINELTLKVTCEGRDTLITKAGAFIAGENPGGKNYSFEKMLLGPGGSIGQALLGQFVRRIAGENIPLMKVNMNGNSTTYYAHYGQHVVVYKLAVGETVSVESENILAFTNDCDYSVRFLGVGVLSQKGLATTTLVGRGNNAYVALLSDGNPLVISNVKSRDTLSVDPDAVICWFSQSGMGDPQIRADISWKTFIGQASGESYAFEWSGNSPVTVLVQPSERGGGVRVGID; from the coding sequence ATGCTTACATTTGAAGTTATAAACGAATTAACACTTAAGGTTACCTGTGAGGGAAGAGATACTTTGATTACTAAAGCAGGTGCCTTTATAGCCGGAGAAAATCCCGGAGGAAAGAATTATTCATTTGAAAAAATGCTGCTTGGACCTGGAGGTAGCATAGGTCAAGCACTCTTAGGACAGTTTGTGAGAAGAATTGCGGGCGAGAATATACCTCTTATGAAGGTAAATATGAATGGAAATTCTACTACGTATTATGCACATTACGGACAGCATGTAGTAGTATATAAGCTTGCTGTTGGTGAAACAGTTTCTGTAGAGTCTGAAAATATATTGGCATTTACAAATGATTGTGATTACTCAGTAAGATTCTTAGGAGTAGGTGTACTCTCACAAAAGGGACTTGCAACTACTACATTGGTAGGTAGAGGGAATAATGCCTATGTGGCATTACTTTCTGACGGAAATCCTTTGGTAATCTCAAATGTAAAGTCAAGAGATACACTTTCAGTAGATCCGGATGCGGTAATATGTTGGTTTAGCCAAAGTGGTATGGGAGATCCACAGATAAGAGCGGATATATCTTGGAAAACTTTCATAGGTCAGGCCTCAGGTGAGTCCTATGCCTTTGAGTGGTCAGGAAATTCTCCTGTAACAGTATTGGTTCAGCCAAGTGAACGAGGCGGTGGTGTCAGAGTCGGTATTGATTAA
- a CDS encoding NTP transferase domain-containing protein — translation MNKYAYLLREIFECNTITQRDLAEKLSLSLGSVNSLIREAIALNYLNKNEHGLNITSKGLDYLSKFKVERAVIMAAGFGSRFVPLTFETPKGLLEVFGVRMIERQIEQLHEVGVFDIVIVVGYLKEHFEYLIDKYDVKLVYNPDYSSKNNISSLHYAYQYINNTNVYILSSDNWMRENMYHRYEPFSWYSSVYMEGSTSEWVLDFNKKREITEINIGGNDTYVMYGPVYFSKDFSSVFMPILEKAFHTPGSDDWYWENVLMRELKEKNSLLPAMHINPQPANQVYEFENLEELRAFDDKYKEKSGNVALELIAKVFNVSENHINGLRTLKSGMTNKSFLFEIDNKSYICRIPGKGTDVLIDRKHEYDCYMAIKDLNITEKIIYFDKESGYKISKFYDGSRNANPNDSIEMARCMELLRTLHEKHICVDHEFNIAERIDYYTKLCEDTGGISFHDVNIVHKNMVLLLDLLNEIKSKTCLCHIDSVADNFIITSDNKIKLIDWEYAGMAEPIIDIAMCAIYSYYDKSQADKLLKSYLQRDPSIDECKKLYAYMALSGYLWALWTVYKANVGEEFGEYSLKMYRYAKDFFKEVMKLQ, via the coding sequence ATGAACAAATACGCATATTTACTAAGAGAAATATTTGAATGTAATACGATCACTCAAAGGGATTTAGCTGAAAAGCTTTCCCTATCTCTTGGCAGTGTTAACAGTCTTATAAGGGAAGCAATAGCATTAAACTACTTAAATAAAAATGAACATGGACTGAACATAACAAGTAAAGGTCTTGACTACCTTTCTAAATTTAAGGTGGAGAGAGCTGTTATCATGGCAGCCGGATTTGGTTCCAGATTCGTTCCGCTTACTTTTGAAACACCAAAAGGCCTATTGGAAGTATTTGGTGTTAGAATGATTGAACGACAAATTGAGCAGCTTCACGAAGTAGGCGTTTTTGATATTGTTATAGTAGTAGGATATCTAAAAGAGCATTTTGAGTATCTTATAGATAAATATGATGTTAAGCTTGTATATAATCCTGATTACTCATCAAAGAATAATATATCCTCTTTACATTACGCATATCAATACATCAATAATACCAATGTCTACATACTTTCTTCAGATAATTGGATGCGCGAAAACATGTACCACCGCTATGAACCATTTTCTTGGTACTCTTCAGTATATATGGAAGGAAGTACAAGCGAGTGGGTACTTGATTTTAATAAAAAAAGAGAAATCACTGAGATAAATATAGGTGGAAATGATACATATGTAATGTATGGACCTGTTTATTTCAGCAAGGATTTTTCCTCTGTCTTTATGCCAATACTTGAAAAAGCTTTTCATACTCCGGGAAGTGATGACTGGTATTGGGAAAATGTACTTATGCGTGAATTAAAGGAAAAGAACTCACTCCTTCCTGCTATGCATATCAATCCTCAACCTGCAAATCAGGTCTATGAGTTTGAAAATCTTGAGGAGCTTAGAGCCTTTGATGATAAATATAAGGAAAAAAGTGGCAATGTTGCACTTGAGCTTATTGCAAAAGTCTTTAATGTCTCAGAAAATCATATAAATGGTCTTCGCACTTTAAAATCCGGTATGACAAATAAATCCTTTCTATTTGAAATAGATAATAAGAGTTATATATGTAGAATCCCCGGTAAGGGTACTGATGTACTAATTGACAGAAAACATGAGTATGATTGCTATATGGCAATTAAAGATTTAAATATTACTGAGAAGATAATTTACTTTGATAAAGAAAGTGGATATAAGATTTCAAAGTTCTATGATGGTTCCAGAAACGCCAATCCAAATGATTCCATAGAGATGGCAAGATGTATGGAACTTTTAAGAACTTTACATGAAAAACATATTTGTGTTGATCATGAATTTAATATAGCTGAAAGAATAGATTATTATACCAAACTATGTGAAGATACCGGTGGTATTTCATTTCATGATGTTAATATTGTACACAAGAATATGGTACTTCTCTTGGATTTGCTGAATGAAATAAAGTCTAAAACCTGTCTCTGTCATATAGACAGTGTGGCTGACAACTTTATTATCACTTCTGATAATAAGATCAAACTCATTGATTGGGAGTATGCCGGTATGGCAGAGCCCATCATAGATATTGCAATGTGTGCTATATACTCCTACTATGATAAATCACAGGCTGATAAACTTTTAAAGAGTTATTTGCAAAGAGATCCCTCTATTGATGAATGTAAAAAACTTTATGCTTACATGGCACTCAGCGGTTATCTATGGGCACTTTGGACAGTGTACAAAGCGAATGTAGGTGAAGAGTTTGGTGAATACTCTCTAAAAATGTACAGATATGCAAAGGACTTTTTTAAAGAAGTGATGAAACTCCAGTAA
- a CDS encoding cell wall-binding protein — translation MRKQTKIAALISAAAVLSVGGAMTAFAATGWQQENGTWVYYNRNEEKVTESWQKSGDYWFYLDDNGEMATDSIIDDNDNTYYVDINGVMVTNRWVAVDNENAGDENEPNQWWYYFGANGKAYKRSDSAVSDVSLKTINGKKYTFNTDGKMQYGWVKDGETQHDENAWQDADYYFGDENDGSMAEGWREIAITDDQAADLQPGDNYWEVDQTRWFYFKASGKKEKNQTGKTINGRKYGFDEYGRMNAGWFTGATLSNTVATYSNTTGTYSDGQGNPDYSGSFMYFSTPEDGARSTKGWFKVTPGYYLNKSKYEDGADAWYYSDGSGKIVANQIKTINGKKYAFDNYGRMISGFVVLQMEANTVGAGYSTKNIVQKVDSDSAYDTSDNYVKFVKANDGMFSTGELKSYFFGGSDDGSMKTGKQSVEMDGEKLTFEFEKNGSAKGAGVNGMSDHRFYVGGKLTTADSDSKIEVVILDGDNKLIAKSSVEDALRIYGNGGTAHYKSNGDLDYTEWKFTNLPTRAKAYIVNTTGAMVKSGTKKDGDDYKVKTSNYTVDWVRLEE, via the coding sequence ATGAGAAAGCAAACAAAGATTGCTGCATTAATTTCAGCAGCAGCTGTTCTTTCAGTTGGTGGAGCTATGACAGCATTTGCTGCTACAGGCTGGCAACAGGAGAATGGTACATGGGTATATTATAACAGAAACGAAGAGAAAGTAACAGAGTCATGGCAGAAGTCAGGTGACTACTGGTTCTATCTTGATGACAACGGCGAGATGGCTACAGATTCTATCATCGACGACAACGACAATACATACTATGTTGATATCAACGGTGTTATGGTTACAAATCGTTGGGTTGCTGTTGACAATGAGAACGCTGGTGACGAGAACGAGCCAAATCAGTGGTGGTACTACTTCGGAGCTAATGGTAAGGCTTATAAGAGAAGCGATTCAGCTGTAAGCGATGTTTCTTTAAAGACTATCAATGGTAAGAAGTACACATTCAATACTGATGGTAAGATGCAGTATGGTTGGGTAAAAGACGGCGAGACACAGCATGATGAAAATGCTTGGCAGGATGCTGATTACTACTTCGGCGATGAGAACGATGGTTCTATGGCTGAGGGATGGAGAGAGATCGCTATCACAGATGATCAGGCTGCAGACCTTCAACCTGGTGACAACTACTGGGAGGTAGATCAGACAAGATGGTTCTACTTCAAGGCTTCAGGAAAGAAGGAGAAGAATCAGACAGGTAAGACAATCAACGGTAGAAAGTATGGCTTTGATGAGTATGGCCGTATGAACGCTGGTTGGTTCACAGGTGCTACATTATCTAATACAGTAGCTACATACAGCAACACAACTGGAACATACAGTGATGGACAGGGTAACCCAGATTACTCAGGCTCATTTATGTATTTCTCAACACCAGAAGATGGTGCTAGATCTACAAAGGGATGGTTCAAGGTAACTCCAGGATACTACTTAAATAAGAGCAAGTACGAGGATGGAGCTGATGCTTGGTACTATTCAGATGGTAGTGGTAAGATTGTAGCTAACCAGATCAAGACTATCAATGGTAAGAAGTATGCATTCGACAACTATGGTAGAATGATCAGCGGTTTCGTTGTACTTCAGATGGAAGCTAACACTGTTGGTGCAGGATACAGCACAAAGAATATCGTTCAGAAGGTTGATAGTGATAGTGCATATGACACATCAGACAACTATGTTAAGTTTGTAAAGGCTAATGATGGTATGTTCTCAACAGGTGAGCTTAAGTCATACTTCTTCGGTGGAAGCGATGACGGTTCTATGAAGACTGGAAAGCAGTCTGTAGAGATGGACGGCGAGAAGCTTACATTCGAGTTTGAGAAGAACGGTTCTGCTAAGGGTGCAGGCGTTAACGGTATGAGCGATCACAGATTCTATGTTGGTGGTAAGCTTACTACAGCTGACAGTGACAGCAAGATTGAGGTTGTTATACTTGACGGCGACAACAAGTTGATTGCTAAGTCATCTGTTGAGGATGCTCTTAGAATTTATGGTAACGGTGGTACAGCACACTACAAGTCAAATGGTGACTTGGATTACACAGAGTGGAAGTTCACAAATCTTCCAACTCGTGCTAAGGCTTACATCGTTAACACAACCGGTGCTATGGTTAAGAGCGGAACAAAGAAGGACGGAGATGATTACAAGGTTAAGACATCTAACTACACAGTAGATTGGGTACGTCTTGAGGAATAA
- the mscL gene encoding large-conductance mechanosensitive channel protein MscL — protein MLKDFKEFAFKGNVLDMAIGVIIGAAFGKIVTSLVSDLIMPIISILTGGLNFTDLKYIITPESEGVAENAIAYGAFIQNVVDFLIIAFCIFMFVRLIEKFKKKEEAKVEEAPAKADDIVLLEEIRDLLKAKK, from the coding sequence ATGTTAAAAGATTTTAAAGAATTTGCGTTTAAAGGTAATGTTTTGGACATGGCTATAGGTGTTATCATAGGTGCTGCCTTTGGTAAGATTGTCACATCTTTGGTAAGTGATTTGATTATGCCTATTATATCAATACTTACAGGTGGTTTGAACTTCACAGATTTGAAGTATATTATAACTCCTGAAAGTGAAGGTGTAGCTGAGAATGCTATTGCTTATGGAGCTTTTATCCAAAATGTGGTTGATTTCCTCATTATTGCATTCTGTATCTTTATGTTTGTTAGACTTATAGAGAAGTTTAAAAAGAAAGAGGAAGCTAAAGTGGAGGAAGCACCTGCAAAGGCTGATGATATTGTTCTTCTAGAGGAAATTAGAGATTTATTAAAGGCGAAGAAATAA
- a CDS encoding desulfoferrodoxin family protein yields the protein MSFYRCTHCGKIVSVVVDGGGTLVCCGEPMQLLKANTTDAAQEKHVPVVTVEGNKVVVNVGSVDHPMTPEHLINFVMVETNLGKQYKGLTAEDKPHAEFVLQDGEKLIAAYEYCNLHGLWKAEV from the coding sequence ATGAGTTTTTATCGTTGTACACACTGTGGTAAGATTGTTTCAGTAGTAGTTGATGGTGGTGGTACACTTGTTTGTTGTGGAGAGCCTATGCAGCTCTTAAAGGCTAACACAACAGATGCAGCTCAGGAGAAGCATGTACCGGTAGTAACTGTTGAGGGTAACAAGGTTGTAGTAAATGTAGGTAGCGTAGATCATCCTATGACACCTGAGCATCTTATCAACTTTGTAATGGTTGAGACAAATCTTGGAAAGCAGTATAAGGGACTTACAGCTGAGGATAAGCCACATGCTGAGTTTGTTTTACAGGATGGTGAGAAGTTGATTGCAGCTTATGAGTATTGCAATTTACATGGTTTATGGAAAGCAGAGGTATAA
- a CDS encoding rubredoxin gives MKYVCDVCGWEYDEVAGDPDNGIAPGTKWEDLPDDFVCPLCGVGKDEFSKEG, from the coding sequence ATGAAGTATGTATGTGATGTTTGCGGATGGGAGTATGATGAGGTAGCAGGTGATCCTGATAATGGAATAGCTCCTGGAACAAAGTGGGAAGATCTTCCGGATGACTTTGTTTGTCCACTTTGCGGAGTAGGCAAAGATGAGTTTTCTAAGGAAGGCTAA
- a CDS encoding DUF6472 family protein, which translates to MICDYCINYIYDEDVEGYICDVDMDEDDYVRMRSSDYSICPYYRSNDDYLIVRKQM; encoded by the coding sequence ATGATTTGCGATTATTGTATAAACTATATATATGATGAGGATGTGGAAGGCTATATATGTGATGTGGATATGGATGAGGATGATTATGTAAGAATGAGAAGCTCTGATTATTCTATCTGCCCATATTATAGGAGTAATGATGACTATTTGATAGTAAGGAAGCAAATGTAA
- a CDS encoding rhodanese-like domain-containing protein translates to MEIGIEKLSELQNKIIIDIRPEHEFKRGYIPESINIAEEDIQKRIKEFDNNDNICLVCATGNKTEYLVEELESLGFENVYNLVGGYEAYMKLKLNEFLKEESKKEEINRKSKDIERSIIKKFRKSIWRKFTAAINEYELIKDGDKIAVCISGGKDSMLMAKLFQELLKHGKKNFELVFLVMNPGYDDINYQTIVDNAKILDVPIVVFESSIYDIVADDEKSPCYLCARMRRGHLYAKAKELGCNKIALGHHFDDVIETIVMGMLYGAQIQTMMPKLHSTNFEGMELIRPLYLIREDDIIHWAKYNELNFIRCACRLTDNCSISETGDKGSMRAEVKKLIRELAAKNPYIEKNIFRSVENVSLDTVIAYKKNGIKHSFLESYD, encoded by the coding sequence ATGGAAATTGGTATAGAGAAACTATCAGAGCTGCAAAATAAGATAATAATTGATATAAGACCTGAGCATGAATTTAAAAGAGGATATATTCCTGAATCTATAAATATAGCAGAGGAAGATATACAAAAAAGAATAAAAGAGTTTGATAATAATGATAATATTTGTTTGGTATGCGCTACAGGAAATAAGACGGAATACTTAGTTGAAGAGCTTGAAAGTCTGGGATTTGAGAATGTTTATAATCTGGTTGGTGGTTATGAAGCCTATATGAAACTTAAGCTAAATGAGTTCTTAAAAGAGGAAAGTAAGAAGGAAGAAATAAATAGAAAAAGCAAAGATATTGAAAGAAGTATTATAAAGAAATTTAGAAAGAGTATATGGCGAAAGTTTACAGCGGCTATAAATGAATATGAGCTTATAAAGGATGGAGATAAGATAGCTGTGTGTATATCAGGCGGAAAAGATTCTATGCTGATGGCTAAACTTTTTCAGGAGTTGTTAAAGCATGGCAAGAAAAATTTTGAACTGGTATTTTTGGTAATGAATCCCGGATATGACGATATAAATTATCAAACAATAGTAGACAATGCTAAGATATTGGATGTACCAATAGTGGTGTTTGAATCATCTATATATGATATAGTGGCAGACGATGAGAAGTCACCTTGTTACCTCTGTGCCAGAATGAGAAGAGGACATTTATATGCCAAGGCAAAGGAACTTGGCTGTAATAAGATTGCTCTAGGTCATCATTTTGATGATGTTATAGAAACGATAGTGATGGGTATGTTATATGGTGCTCAGATACAGACTATGATGCCGAAGCTGCACTCTACAAATTTTGAAGGTATGGAACTTATCAGGCCTCTTTATCTTATAAGGGAAGATGATATAATACATTGGGCAAAGTATAATGAACTTAATTTTATAAGATGTGCATGCAGATTGACAGATAATTGTTCAATATCAGAGACTGGAGATAAGGGCTCTATGAGAGCCGAAGTGAAGAAACTTATAAGGGAGTTGGCTGCCAAGAATCCATATATAGAAAAGAATATTTTTAGAAGTGTGGAAAATGTCAGTCTGGATACGGTAATAGCCTACAAGAAAAATGGTATAAAGCACTCTTTCTTGGAGAGCTATGATTGA